The DNA segment TTTACTTACTTCATAGTTTTCGCCTTTCATTGTGTCAAGACAATCCCCACAACAGCCTCTTAAATGCTCCTTGCAAGCTCGTAGCACTACTGGATCCAACTAAAAATCAGAACAAATAATTTGATAAATCAAGTAAAAATGATACATTTAGAGATCATGAATAAACGGTTAACATATTGCATGACACCCTTGATCTACAAACCCGACACATTGTATTCCTGGGACATTGCAATAGGTCTTTGGGTCCGGCAAAACTTCTGCAATGAAATCACTGATCGGGTCTAGGTCGGTCATGATGAAAATATGAAGGCTGCCGAGGAAGGGTTTTTAAGATATGAAGACACCTCGGAAAGGgggtaaaaatttgaaggcagCTCTACTTTTTGTGAATATGACTATTAAATGCAATTATTCTCTTAGAGGGAGGCTGCTAAGCGCACAACTTTTAGAGAGGGAAACTGTGAAACGTTATTTTTAAGCGAAGAAAATAGTGAAACGCATAATTTTATGCAGACAGCATTGTGAAGGCTGactcaaaaaatgtataaagCAGGTGAATAATAGAGTTACTAATGGAAACCCACATGAGACCACCCGtctcaaccaatgggatcgctccattttcactttgtctatcaaattcagtaatcagcccgcaggaatcCTGAGGGGAGTGTTTATAAATACGAGAACATACAAAGCACAAAAACTTACTTCCAACATGGTAACAAATTTAGGTTTCTCTTTCAGAAGTTCATAAAGTAAAGCACCGTCTCCACCTCCTAGAATTACGATTTCTTTGTTTTCGTAGTTTATCTTCCCTCGCTGCATGAGGGTTTCAGTGTAAATAAGATCACTTTCGGCAAGATCTGTAAAAAGTAACAATAGGAATGGTAATAATGCAGAGAAAAGTAGATCAGAGGCTGGCTAAACTACTTTATAGATTTTGTTTGCCCATGGCAAAATTGGACTGATACAGACAGCATATGCTGAACTTCATTAAAAATACAATGATTTTAAATGTTAACTCATAAGTCAGACAAATGActtatttgtttcaaaataagtCGATAACTTTGAATTGTCTTCTGATTGCGCAAATGAGAGACGAGACAAGTAAAATTGGTCTTTAATAGTTAATCTGTACTTCTAGCAAATTACCTCTGtccaattttgttcaaaaattcccTTCCTTCTTAATCCATCAGTGACGCTATGCCATCGAGGGCTACTTGAACATTTGTCTCAGATCTTACAGGCAAATTTCTTGACTACCTCCAAATTTCTGGGCCTATATTTAGAACAACAACACCCTGCTGCGTCAAAACAAGTGGATTGTCAATGGCTGAATGCAAAAAATGCATACATCAATTGAAacgtttaaaaatcttaaatcatgttttattttctccagGAAAAACTGGGCAAAatgttttcttgcaattttggataatttttccaaaatagagagagaaaattcacggagaatttcaacagaaatttttgattaattttcctccctaaaaataaaacatgcttGAAGACTTGCAACATCACAATCTGAGTTACGCCTTTTTGACCTTAGGCATTATTATACTGCCTTGCAAATTTCTGGACTGTTTTCTGGCATCTGCACCTATCATAAAAATACAAGACATTTTTTGTCTTCCTGGACCTGTGGACACCTTGATGAGTCAAAGTGAGTGGATTTTACTGCCAGTAAAAATTACTCACTTTGTAGTTCATCTAGCAGGAGTAAATTTCCCAGTGATTTGGAGTGGACAATTTGCACCTTCTGGTAGGGAGACTTTTCTTCGAAGATAACTTTGTCGATATCGTACTCCAAAATTCGTTcatctgaaaagaaaaaaaaagtttgatgtTGAGGAGGATAAGGAATATTATACAAGTAGAAAAAGTTATCTTCTTTgcatattattcaaaattttagtgaCAACTGTCAGTTCATTTCCTCTGCTTCAAGAGAGACAATAAATGTTGACGGCtgctaatttttgttttacaaaattaaTGAGTGAGAAACTGAGTGAGTGTTTGACTGAtcaaatattcatatgtttagaGACGGTTGTAAGATATGAATTTTAGGAAAACTATTCAAGAAATTCTCAAATTACCGATGCTTGAATAGGTAATTCGAGTTAACAGTTGGGACAATATTTCTTAATGGTAGTGACTGGggtcaaaaattacttaaaattcatgtttcaaTTTAGAAAGTTTATCACCATGAAATGCAGCTTTGTAGCACAGTTGACGATGACACACAATAACAATGTAATCAGCGAgctaataattgaaatttttacagccAGAGGGCCAATATATTTCACACAAACAATATGATGATGTATTGTATTGCATATATTGTATTGTTACACAGCATCTTTCTCCTACTCTGACCTTGCCTCACGTTCCGAAGGAGAATGACAGATTACCAGTAGGAAATTCAGATGCAATAGCAGAGGTCACTCTACTAGATAATGCTTCCCTCAGTTTTATTGCAAGTAGGCACTATAGTTAAAGTAGCGCCCTTTTAGATTCATGTTTTTTGCTGATACACAGATGAAGTTTTGTCATTAATAAAAAATAGAtgttaattaaataaaaaagttggCCAGTAGCGCCACAAGATTTCCCTAATTGATGCAAGCATTAGCAGCTGACTTCAATTACTTTTGGTAGGGTTTGATTGTGTTCTAAATGTCTCCTTGcgataaaaatttcaactatccaCTCGAAAATACATTGATACTCCATAAAGATTGCAGTACAGTTTGAAGAATCTTAATTAGTAATTACATGTCATGCACAACCTATATTGGAAGCAAGAATTTGAGAGACGTTCTTGGCAAAAGGAGAAAAGCAACATAACAAGAACTTATACAAAAAGATTGATGTTTACACCTCCCAATTGGCATTGACTGTTAAATTTAGACACCAAAAAACGTGAAACAATTGTTAAAATGTGCAAATTGGGACACTATTTTTATGTATTCTAAAAATTACTCACATTGACAGTGAACACAAAATAAACTGCAAAATAAGCaacttgaaaaacaaaaattttgagtaaaatttatggatatttGTTATAAAATTCCActaaaatatgaggaaaaacaatttgtaAAAGTGTAAGGGggcatttttgcaaaaaaaagaaaaaaaaagtttcctagCTTGATTATTTTAACAGTTTATTTAAAAAGGTTTCTCTTTGAGAATTACTAGTTTTTCAACAGCCAATGCTAGGGACTGCCAAGtccattttttattaattagttttgaaattcataaaaatgcCTAGTTCTGGAGCTCATCAGAAAGTAGACATGTTCAATTTTAATAACGGCCgattaaaattaaatagaaactattagGGAATCTTTTTGTGGAAAATATTACTTCCTGTACCAAAATATCATAACTCGATACAAGACTCAGAACTCAAGAAAAGACATTActcattactttttttcttcttctgttaCGTGACTTTTGAGACTCTGATTGTTCATGATGCAGTGAGCTAGCGTCCAGGCCAAATaagtttttgcatttttagaCTGCGACACTGCCACAGAAGATTTGCAATCTAAATTCTTGCATTGACTTTCAATCCTTGACTGACGTCCAATGATCTTTTGTTGCAGCTAAAGGCGCATAAACTTATTAGGTGTGGACTCTAACAACCAACCGGAGGCTTTTTGAGTGGTCACTCTTTTACTGATCGCTGAAAGGGATCATTCAACTTTTGCATGCGTATGAAACattataataaattattttatcaatgcCATATCTGATGTAAACATAGACAAGAATAGAATGTTTAGCATATTTAGAGTTAAGCAACATTGAATCAAGTGGTCACAAAATCAATGcaatttttgtttctattttGCCTACCTAgttattttttgtgattttggtACTACAAAGAAAGATTTTGACCAAAGATGgtcggaaaatttgtaaatatacgTCCACACCTTTGGAACTGaaagaggaaaacaaaattacatCTTGGTTGCATGCAGGGATGTTGAAAATAGATTAACAATGAAAGCATGGGCTACAGGATTGGACTGAAGATTTCTAAATTTATTGCGTAAGCTGTGATGAGAGTGACAAGCAAAGGAAATTCTATCGGTGGTCACTTGAAATCTCTATTAAAAGACTTACGAATCACTTCTTCCCCCTAAATTTTAACTAATATAAttaattttcgtaaaataatttCCTGATTTACCAGCATAAATACTATCCCTAGTCACAAATAAAAAGCATTTTTTCAGATACTAGCTGCTCAAATGTCTAATCTTCATAAATGTTACACACAAACGCACACACAAACGCACacacaaattttcaagtaatctcaattaatttgaaaatagtcTCTTGATAAATTGCGAAACATGGACAAAGACATACAAAATAATGAAggcagttgaaaaaaaaaacgaaacacaaaaaagaattgataagaaatgaacaaacaacaatGAAAATATGAGTGAAAACTAATTTACCTGAGGTTAAAAAGTATCTATCAATGTTCCGCCCTCTTTTAATGGGTGGGTATTTATGACTCTTGCTACTTTCGATTAGTTCTGATACGCTTGATTCGATTTTCTTTACGTCCTACACACAGTAGATGAATGAAGCAAAATAATAAATGAGAAGTAAACAAAAAATGCGcaaaatgacaaaataaaaatcagccTTTGACTGAAAGGAAAATAAACAACCAAAGAATACAGAAATAAATTCAACTTGATGATTTGCTTTCATGAGAAATGTTTAATAAAAAAGGCATGAAAGTAGAGCAATGACTAAGGGTCGTAAGATATTATCTTCATTTCAgtgcacagtttttttttaaaaaaattcattcttgataagtacgtaaaaaatgagaatgcctgcatttttccttttttcacttATAATGTAGCGGAGGCAAAGACTTTCAAATTTGCCAAAAATCCAACTCCGCCTCCAATAGAAAAACATCATGCCTAACAGATTTTGTGACATCACAAGAAAAATTGACCTTGTGGGCATCCTTTCATCTACAATTGTTCATTGCCTTCCAGGTCACAATTCAGGTCGAAGTTATGTATTTCGACTGTGTTCGTAATATTATCGTTGTTTGAGGTGaatacttttttcttatttattttttttaaaaaaataaaagaatttgtTCATGATCAGAACCGTGCGTCGAACATGTCACATTGGATTCAACATGGTTTCAACCATGAGTCGTTGCCTTAAATGACGTCATAAGCTTCAGGCCAAAGAGAAACAATCTTCTTTTAACTTTCCTTGTAAGCTCCTTTTGGTACATAAGTAAGGGGTGGAGGagaggaaagggggggggggggcaaagaataaaaattggattatgaaaagaagaaattcaGAAAAGATATTAAGTTCTGTAACAGTAAATAAGTCTCTAAATGCAGGGTATTAAAAAACTTTCTTGCagcaaaataaaagaacaaaataatcaaaagaCCGGGCAACTCAAGTGATTGACATAAATCAATGAGGGAAGGAAACCTGCAAAAATGGTATGAGTGAAGTTAACAAGAAAATTATCTTCAAAATGCATGGTGGGGAATGGGCCTCATAAAAAATGCATACAATTTCTCTGACACACCATTCAGGAACTAGGTCAGGCAGGGCTATGAAATAATGATTGTTCTGTATGTTCTAATATTGACCTAAGGCTTTAGCTCATGAATGAcgaataaatgaatgaatgaaatctACGCCAAATAATGAATGGCGGAGGTAAATGCAGAGTGTTTAGCTGGATTTCATTTTCACTTAATTGCCGTTTAACCTAGATCGCAAAACTTCCCTGCATAAACTACTGCAActttccatttttaaatttccaagTAGATATTGCCAAAGACGCACTGGTAGGTAGTAGAACTTTGttccataaaaaagaaaaaaagtaaaaaaaagctaagtattatattttttttattaaaactgttAGAATTATGACTCTTAGACACAACTAAAAATGATGGGACGAAAATCAATCTTTCCGCTTCTGTTTTCCATTAGGATTTCTAGGTTTACTTAAAGCCTctgataatttttattttgtattatacaatcaatttttgttttaagtaTTTATCAATTTGTTTAATCTTCAATTGTAAGTTTTATGGCATCTCTTTCACTCCTGAGGATTATCTCTGTCAATACATattaaaaaacaatgaaacaaaTCACATGATCAGCACCATTTTTATCATGATTTAGTTGATAAATGGGATTTCCAATCACTGGAGCATGGAGGAGGATTACTTCCTTCTGCCATCGAGAAAAGTACCGTTCAACACAGTTGCGTTGGAACGTCTTGTTTTATCTTAATCACCAATAAAAAGTGGACTCTTTTAGTGCTTATCACATGCTACTTCTGTTTCCTGCGACTAAGAGGCTTCAGTTTCAAAAGATATATCTCTCCCGCTTCCTATAGATTTCTGTGTGTTGCCATTTCATTCGAATTCTGAAAGTCGACTACAAAGTCGAATACTTAAAAAGAATTTTGTATGGAATTCTACTACAGATACGAACTTTTAAATCAGTTTCCTACAATAATTAACAAATGTGCTCAAGGAAACACATTTTGATGTCAAAgatttaatattaaaaaaaagaaaactgtgagagtaaacaaaattaaataaatcacgGTCACTCTAACATCGATCTTGGTCATCTGCCATTCATAAAGACATCAGTGGCTATGGTTAAGTATCAAGCTGCAATACTGAGTAAGCCTTATCATAGATTAATCATTGAGATCCCTTCCAGGGAATATAAATGCCAAAATTGGCATTTCAACGTCAAGATTCCTAGTTTTTATGGAGCTAAACAccctgagagagagagagtgcaGAGCGTGCAGGAATTTTCAATGCAAATTATAACAAATGTACTGAGTCCTAATACCTGATGAGTTAAGGTACACATCGAAAGGTTCTCCTCTGCGAACCGGTGGGAATAATTTACACCTTGAGAAAGACAGCGCTAATTTTAGCTGTGATTCCAAACACCGATAATCCTGCTTGTCAATGATCCACATTAAACAACAGGTAAGTAAGCAAGTAgacaaaaacttgaaaaaatttaaagagtgCTGCATCTTAAAACTGCCTTGGGTAAAATTGGATACCTTATAATTATATTCTTTATTTGAATCAGCATTTAATGGAATACTTTGATCAtggttatttttaaaaggaaactacTTAAGTGTTTGAGGACtataaaaacaacaaaaaatagaGAGAATTCTTGTGCGGACAAATTAAAGAGTTCAAAATTTCTTAAGTTCCGACACTATcaacaaacaaaaatcaaagATCAGAAAATAGTATTCAAAATGTTGGaaacaaataatttaaattttcaagtgacttttctttattTCAAGCGGAATATTATGCTGAACTTACATTCACGAATAGTTGGAACCTGTAGTGCTGATAAAATATGTTTGTACCCACATCCaattcataatttcataagtagGTACCAGGAGTTCTCGTCAAAATAAAAAGCTGAATCTCAGCATACAACAGAAAAGTTGTTCATCTTGGTATGGAAACCAAATAGAGCAGTTAAAATGACGGATTTCCTATTTTACTCTGAGAATTAGCAGATTTCTTTGATGAGGCCTTCATTCCAGTCATTTCCTGCTGACTGGTGTCACACTGGTGGTAAAGCGATTGGCCCCTTGGGATTTGATGTTTGGCATTCTTATTGTACATATATTCGTACGTATGATACATAGCCAAGTCGAAACCCCCACAAAGTAAAGAACTTTTCAAACAAGTACAACAAAATTGGGTACTactcaaaatatttaatttttaaaatgctccaAATCAAAATCCAACTTTCTGATTGTCAAATTTGCTTTTGAAAAAGGATTTATTTCTATTTCCTTTTCAATATATCTAcagccaaagtgcaaaatcacgtatctctgTTTACAACatggcagacttcctgtcatacttcatttttaaattggaaaactactcgacataatttcttgaaaacttcctggaTTTTGTTTCCTCTCTTAGCAGCATATTTTGCATACACTTCAAGTTCCAAAGTTGACTTAAAatccctttgaaaaaataaagtaggagcggaGATTCTGAAATATCGCAACAAAGATACGTCGATCAGCATTTTGGCCATTGATGTAACACACAATTTTGCTGTTTATTGCATGCAATCACTAAGTTTGTGAATAATACACCTGTATTTTTCCTGAGCTACTATTTATGAATTTGAGGCACTTTACAGCTTTTACTTTTTAGCTGTACATAGATCATCTTTTTGTACCTCAAGAAATTTCATCAGCAACTTTCTTGAGGAGAAACATTAGAAATATGCTACAAATTGAACTTACATCAAATGTGAGTAGGGGCTCTTCATCCTCTCGCTTGAAGTATTCAACATTGACAGTGACCAGACCATTAGGAAATCCTCTGACTATGACATACGTGTCTCTCTTGGCAGTGAACGTCGATAGTGGTTTCAGCTCTTGCCCGTCTTCGATGGATTCTTTCCTCAGGGGCGTCAAATCCGGTAAATAGCCACTGAGCACTTTCTCAACTGAACTCGAAATTTTTTGCCATTCGCTTTTCACCTTCAAAGGGGTGACTGTGAAGTCTATCAAAATTGTGTGAACAGCCATGGTTTCCTAAATTGAAACCTGAAATACAAATAAGTGCATCAATATGTGCTTGAAATTACAACATACACCAGAAATAGCAAGGTGTTCAGGTGATACTGCAATGATGGGAATAGTAGAGTTGCCAGTTTAATTTAAAGCGTATTTAAAGATTCAAAGGAAGTTACGTAAAAAATGCAATTACTTGTCTttaaaaatcgttgacattTGTGACTCTTACAGAAGTATGTGAGAACCAAATGGGGATTTATCATACTGAAACCTTCAAACCGCAAAATGTCATGCTGGTCGCTTTGCTGACGGGAGATTTTCATCTTGTTACGTACATATATACAACATGACGCACTGTGGTCTGAAAGTCCCAGTAAGTATCGATAAGCTCTCATACTTTATAGCATGAAGCAATACAGTCATAAGAAAAGATTTCGGAGACTGACTGCATTCTGTTTGATTGATCTGTCCCTTATACTTAAGAACACTGAATGTGTCATACATATTGACAGCCAAAGTGTGAACCCGCATGTCTCCGTTTGTAACagagcagacttcctgtcatacttcattctCTTAGTAGAAAACCAGagaacttaatttcttgaaaacttactAGATTTTCATCtatattagcagaatatttccTATAAATTTCCAGCTAAATAGTTGTCTtgcttttcatcaaaattaaataggagcagagattttagaacaccgcaatggagataagtGGTGTCGCACTTCAGCCTTCGATATGGTGTTCTGACTAACTCCTAAATCAAATTAGCACACTAGGTCATTCACACttcataagttgaaaaatgatCGCTCAAAATCAAACTCAGAATGGAATTTTGTGCCTTTTGCTAATGAATATGTGACAGATTCATCAATGAAAAATGACCCCCCAGGGTGTGCTGCTGCCTATGTAAATCTTGTTGTTTCTGCCACCCGTTTGTCGCGTAGATATAACCTTAAAATTTGTAGAAGCAGCTACAGGAGGGCTACGATTGGTAGGGCAGAGGtttcagatattgccaaattatACATACTTAAtgcaaaaaagaaggaaaagaaagtaagtggcacctggcacaaaatatggcaagAACCCTCTAAAAGAGGCCTGTACAATGACTGCATATAACGCAATGTAAATCATGACCAAAACAGAGGATGGTCTTTGTTGGAAGTGGCAAAACCTAGCTCTACTAAGCATAAACAGTAGGGTTATTGTCTGTTATCATGGACCAAGGTTGCCATACGCAACTAGACCAGTGGATTGAGTGACAATTTACATCTGCCGCTACAACTTCAATGCGTCATTACACATTAGTTGCAGGACAGAAATTATTATGGTTTCTCTGACGCCGTCAATTCGAAGAAAGTTGATACATGCGACGCGCTGGGGTAAACGATACTTCGAAAGTCCGCATGAAACAAGTGTAAGACAGTGTAAGGACACTTTTCGAAGCAGATTTTCTGCAGTAGTACAAGGACAGGGGGACAGAACTGCGTGTGTTATCATGATTCCTAAAATGTAgcaattcaaaataaaactaaatttgGATGTTGTAATATAGCTAAAGGCGGATAAAAATAAGCTGGCCTCATGCTGTCTGATAAGGATCTAACCTAAACTTGGTTCTTACGCTTCTGACTTGAGGATAAAACGAGGGCAGCAGGAGCAAATACTCACTGTAAT comes from the Bemisia tabaci chromosome 7, PGI_BMITA_v3 genome and includes:
- the Sms gene encoding spermine synthase isoform X1: MAVHTILIDFTVTPLKVKSEWQKISSSVEKVLSGYLPDLTPLRKESIEDGQELKPLSTFTAKRDTYVIVRGFPNGLVTVNVEYFKREDEEPLLTFDDVKKIESSVSELIESSKSHKYPPIKRGRNIDRYFLTSDERILEYDIDKVIFEEKSPYQKVQIVHSKSLGNLLLLDELQNLAESDLIYTETLMQRGKINYENKEIVILGGGDGALLYELLKEKPKFVTMLELDPVVLRACKEHLRGCCGDCLDTMKGENYEIIVDDCIYSLDKMIAEGKKVDFVFGDLTDIPVATSPQGEAWDFIKLILNMSFKVLAPNGKYLTHGNGASSPESLKMFETVLSSLEVPVEFSTDHAFVPSFLEDWIFYQIWAKPQSK
- the Sms gene encoding spermine synthase isoform X2; its protein translation is MAVHTILIDFTVTPLKVKSEWQKISSSVEKVLSGYLPDLTPLRKESIEDGQELKPLSTFTAKRDTYVIVRGFPNGLVTVNVEYFKREDEEPLLTFDDYRCLESQLKLALSFSRCKLFPPVRRGEPFDVYLNSSDERILEYDIDKVIFEEKSPYQKVQIVHSKSLGNLLLLDELQNLAESDLIYTETLMQRGKINYENKEIVILGGGDGALLYELLKEKPKFVTMLELDPVVLRACKEHLRGCCGDCLDTMKGENYEIIVDDCIYSLDKMIAEGKKVDFVFGDLTDIPVATSPQGEAWDFIKLILNMSFKVLAPNGKYLTHGNGASSPESLKMFETVLSSLEVPVEFSTDHAFVPSFLEDWIFYQIWAKPQSK